In Labrus bergylta chromosome 11, fLabBer1.1, whole genome shotgun sequence, one genomic interval encodes:
- the hdac12 gene encoding uncharacterized protein SYNPCC7002_A1628 — protein sequence MHTSVREMTCTKQIFSKRVCIQVGRLVGAAFTSCRRFHAEIVRLESSGLPIIHHGKYVCDLPANHRFPMGKFPRVLQCLLKDQVIAENQVWLPEIASQELLSCVHTEEYLNSFINGKVNEQEQRRTGFPWSEGIVSRCRYETGGTVLAAEVALQRGLACSTAGGTHHAFPSFGSGFCLLNDLAVAAKHLMGTSSSKRKVLIVDLDVHQGDGTAFIFQEEPRVFTFSVHCGKNFPLRKQQSDLDVSLEDGLEDKEYLSTVETHLPCLLETFRPDLVLYDAGVDPHREDELGRLRLTDHGLYQRDLYVLKTVVSRGIPVAAVIGGGYSRDIDILAARHSIVHRAATQVWRECLT from the exons ATGCACACGTCAGTCAGAGAAATGACCTGCACGAAACAAATCTTTTCGAAAAGAGTTTGCATTCAAGTCGGCCGGCTGGTTGGTGCAGCTTTCACCTCCTGCAGACGTTTCCACGCTGAAATA GTAAGACTTGAATCCAGCGGACTTCCCATAATTCATCACGGGAAGTATGTGTGTGACCTCCCTGCCAACCACAGGTTCCCCATGGGGAAGTTTCCCCgagttttacagtgtttactCAAAGATCAGGTCATTGCAGAGAATCAG GTTTGGCTCCCTGAAATAGCCTCTCAAGAATTACTCAGCTGTGTGCACACGGAGGAATACTTGAACAGCTTCATAAATGGGAAAGTAAATGAGCAGGAACAGAGGAGGACAGGTTTCCCCTGGAGTGAAGGCATCGTGAGCCGCTGTCGATATGAAACAG GTGGGACTGTTCTTGCCGCTGAAGTGGCTCTGCAGAGGGGATTGGCTTGCAGCACTGCAGGAGGAACCCATCATGCTTTTCCAAGCTTTGGCTCGGGTTTCTGCCTCCTTAATGATTTAGCAGTCGCAGCCAAACACCTGATGGGAACCTCCTCGTCCAAAAGGAAGGTTCTAATTGTTGATCTAGATGTGCATCAG GGTGACGGCACGgctttcatttttcaagagGAGCCGCGTGTGTTTACGTTCTCAGTGCACTGTGGGAAAAACTTCCCCCTGCGCAAACAACAGAGTGACCTCGATGTTAGCTTGGAGGATGGGCTTGAAGACAAGGAGTACCTCTCCACAG TTGAAACTCACCTCCCCTGCTTGCTGGAGACTTTTCGTCCAGACCTGGTCCTGTATGATGCCGGTGTCGACCCTCATCGTGAAGATGAACTCGGGAGGCTGCGTCTGACTGACCACG GGCTGTATCAGAGAGATCTGTACGTGTTGAAGACTGTGGTGAGTCGAGGTATTCCTGTGGCTGCCGTCATCGGAGGTGGTTACTCGAGGGACATCGACATATTGGCGGCGAGACATTCCATCGTCCACAGAGCGGCAACACAG GTTTGGAGGGAGTGTCTAACATGA
- the trmt9b gene encoding probable tRNA methyltransferase 9B — MMEEAASQLERDHVHSVYDKIAPYFNDSRYKAWPKVRQFLLDLQPGSIVADIGCGNGKYLHINQEVFKLGCDVCRPLVDYAWSQGHEVQMCDSLHLPYRDGCFDAVLSIAVIHHLSTKERRIRAIKEMARTLRVGGRIMIYVWAMEQKRRKFEKQDIFVPWNPNPQSPPVKPRQRATAQSVSEAIDNSDKHRKVRSTSSVADEEDLSCTAPQQSTQRLWFFSRSLDSVFDFGSLAISRSSSRDMSTLSSPVGENEGNKARQPGRGRGLIKQVSNFFSPPSVIGSEEDVFDSVTDLHKGHNDPERNTNNNCVGDQSVSVSLAKECGSLALPDLVSFQKEHLKQCEEESEGVPQGNEQSESTRSLEGSVEQVQGSCLRYYHVFREGELAELIENHVGELHVKHTYFDHANWCVVAEKVQLWKI, encoded by the exons ATGATGGAGGAGGCTGCCAGCCAGCTGGAGAGAGACCATGTGCACAGCGTCTATGACAAGATTGCACCATATTTCAACGACAGCCGCTATAAAGCCTGGCCCAAGGTACGACAGTTCCTGCTGGACCTGCAGCCGGGGAGCATCGTCGCTGACATTG GTTGTGGGAATGGCAAGTATCTCCACATCAACCAGGAGGTGTTCAAGCTGGGGTGCGATGtttgtcgccccctggtggactACGCCTGGAGCCAAGGACACGAGGTCCAGATGTGTGACAGCTTACATTTGCCTTACAGAGACGGCTGCTTTGACGCTGTGCTCTCGATTGCAG TCATCCATCATTTGTCCACCAAAGAACGCCGTATTAGAGCAATAAAGGAGATGGCTCGCACCCTGCGAGTGGGCGGACGCATCATGATCTACGTGTGGGCCATGGAGCAGAAACGCCGTAAGTTTGAGAAACAGGACATCTTCGTTCCCTGGAACCCAAACCCTCAGTCACCCCCAGTCAAACCCAGGCAGAGAGCCACGGCTCAGAGTGTGAGTGAAGCCATAGACAACAGCGACAAGCACAGGAAGGTTAGAAGCACATCATCGGTGGCAGACGAAGAAGACCTGAGCTGCACCGCGCCTCAGCAGAGCACCCAGAGACTGTGGTTCTTCTCCAGGTCTCTGGATTCTGTCTTTGACTTTGGAAGCTTAGCCATCTCTCGCTCGTCCTCCAGAGACATGAGCACTTTATCGTCACCCGTGGGGGAGAACGAGGGGAACAAGGCCCGCCAGCCGGGGAGAGGGCGAGGCCTCATCAAACAGGTTTCAAACTTCTTCTCCCCGCCTTCTGTTATCGGATCAGAGGAGGACGTTTTTGACTCGGTCACAGATTTGCACAAGGGACACAATGATCCTGAACGCAACACTAACAACAACTGCGTGGGAGACcagagtgtgtctgtatctttaGCCAAGGAGTGTGGCTCTCTGGCCCTGCCAGATCTGGTTTCCTTCCAGAAGGAGCACCTGAAGCAGTGTGAAGAGGAAAGTGAAGGAGTGCCgcaaggaaatgagcagtcggAAAGTACAAGGAGCCTCGAGGGGAGCGTGGAGCAGGTGCAGGGCTCCTGCCTGAGGTACTATCATGTCTTCAGGGAGGGAGAACTGGCAGAGCTGATAGAGAACCATGTGGGAGAGCTTCATGTCAAACACACTTACTTTGACCACGCCAACTGGTGTGTGGTGGCAGAGAAAGTGCAGTTATGGAAGATATGA